A genomic segment from Mastomys coucha isolate ucsf_1 unplaced genomic scaffold, UCSF_Mcou_1 pScaffold7, whole genome shotgun sequence encodes:
- the LOC116082107 gene encoding signal recognition particle 19 kDa protein-like isoform X2 produces the protein MADQDRFIWIYSAYLNNKKTIAEGRWSPISKTKNKMYSREWNHDVQYRGRVPVQLKEEDGNLCLLQFPICKSVMLYITEMIPTPKTKTQKSGGADPSL, from the exons ATGGCAGACCAGGACAGGTTTATTTGGATCTACTCTGcttatttaaataataagaagACCATAGCTGAGGGGAGGTGGAGCCCCATAAGTAAGACT aaaaacaaaatgtactCCAGAGAATGGAATCATGATGTTCAGTATAGAGGCAGAGTCCCAGTACAGCTCAAAGAGGAAGATGGCAACCTGTGTCTTCTACAGTTCCCGATATGTAAGTCAGTGATGCTATACATAACAGAAATGATACCCACgccaaaaacaaagacacagaaatcagGAGGTGCTGACCCAAGTCTTTAG
- the LOC116082107 gene encoding signal recognition particle 19 kDa protein-like isoform X1, with amino-acid sequence MADQDRFIWIYSAYLNNKKTIAEGRWSPISKTVENPMATEIQDVCSAVGLNAFLEKNKMYSREWNHDVQYRGRVPVQLKEEDGNLCLLQFPICKSVMLYITEMIPTPKTKTQKSGGADPSL; translated from the coding sequence ATGGCAGACCAGGACAGGTTTATTTGGATCTACTCTGcttatttaaataataagaagACCATAGCTGAGGGGAGGTGGAGCCCCATAAGTAAGACTGTGGAAAACCCTATGGCTACTGAGATTCAAGATGTATGCTCAGCAGTTGGACTGAATGCCtttctggagaaaaacaaaatgtactCCAGAGAATGGAATCATGATGTTCAGTATAGAGGCAGAGTCCCAGTACAGCTCAAAGAGGAAGATGGCAACCTGTGTCTTCTACAGTTCCCGATATGTAAGTCAGTGATGCTATACATAACAGAAATGATACCCACgccaaaaacaaagacacagaaatcagGAGGTGCTGACCCAAGTCTTTAG